In the Gorilla gorilla gorilla isolate KB3781 chromosome 10, NHGRI_mGorGor1-v2.1_pri, whole genome shotgun sequence genome, one interval contains:
- the FOXM1 gene encoding forkhead box protein M1 isoform X16: MKTSPRRPLILKRRRLPLPVQNAPSETSEEEPKRSPAQQESNQAEASKEVAESNSCKFPAGIKIINHPTMPNTQVVAIPNNANIHSIITALTAKGKESGSSGPNKFILISCGGAPTQPPGLQPQTQTSYDAKRTEVTLETLGPKPAARDVNLPRPPGALCEQKRETCDGEAAGCTINNSLSNIQWLRKMSSDGLGSCSIKQEMEEKENCHLERRQVKVEEPSRPSASWQNSVSERPPYSYMAMIQFAINSTERKRMTLKDIYTWIEDHFPYFKHIAKPGWKQQKRPNPELRRNMTIKTELPLGARRKMKPLLPRVSSYLVPIQFPVNQSLVLQPSVKVPLPLAASLMSSELARHSKRVRIAPKVLLAEEGIAPLSSAGPGKEEKLLFGEGLSPLLPVQTIKEEEIQPGEEMPHLARPIKVESPPLEEWPSPAPSFKEESSHSWEDSSQSPTPRPKKSYSGLRSPTRCVSEMLVIQHRERRERSRSRRKQHLLPPCVDEQELLFSEGPSTSRWAAELPFPADSSEPASQLSYSQEVGGPFKTPIKETLPISSTPSKSVLPRTPESWRLTPPAKVGVLDFSPVQTPQGASGPLPDPLGLMDLSTTPLQSAPHLESPQKLLSSEPLDLISVPFGNSSPSDTDVPKPGSPEPQVSGLAANRSLTEGLVLDTMNDSLSKILLDISFPGLEEDPLGPDNINWSQFIPELQ; encoded by the exons ATGAAAACCAGCCCCCGTCGGCCACTGATTCTCAAAAGACGGAGGCTGCCCCTTCCTGTTCAAAATGCCCCAAGTGAAACATCAGAGGAGGAACCTAAGAGATCCCCTGCCCAACAGGAGTCTAATCAAGCAGAGGCCTCCAAGGAAGTGGCAGAGTCCAACTCTTGCAAGTTTCCAGCTGGGATCAAGATTATTAACCACCCCACCATGCCCAACACCCAAGTAGTGGCCATCCCCAACAATGCTAATATTCACAGCATCATCACAGCACTGACTGCCAAGGGAAAAGAGAGTGGCAGTAGTGGGCCCAACAAATTCATCCTCATCAGCTGTGGGGGAGCCCCAACTCAGCCTCCAGGACTCCAGCCTCAAACCCAAACCAGCTATGATGCCAAAAGGACAGAAGTGACCCTGGAGACCTTGGGACCAAAACCTGCAGCTAGGGATGTGAATCTTCCTAGACCACCTGGAGCCCTTTGCGAGCAGAAACGGGAGACCTGTG ATGGTGAGGCAGCAGGCTGCACTATCAACAATAGCCTATCCAACATCCAGTGGCTTCGAAAGATGAGTTCTGATGGACTGGGCTCCTGCAGCATCAAGCAAGAGATGGAGGAAAAGGAGAATTGTCACCTGGAGCGGAGACAGGTTAAG GTTGAGGAGCCTTCGAGACCATCAGCGTCCTGGCAGAACTCTGTGTCTGAGCGGCCACCCTACTCTTACATGGCCATGATACAGTTTGCCATCAACAGCACTGAGAGGAAGCGCATGACTCTGAAAGACATCTATACGTGGATTGAGGACCACTTTCCCTACTTTAAGCACATTGCCAAGCCAGGCTGGAAG CAGCAGAAACGACCGAATCCAGAGCTCCGCCGGAACATGACCATCAAAACCGAACTCCCCCTGGGCGCAC GGCGGAAGATGAAGCCACTGCTACCACGGGTCAGCTCATACCTGGTGCCTATCCAGTTCCCGGTGAACCAGTCACTGGTGTTGCAGCCCTCGGTGAAGGTGCCATTGCCCCTGGCGGCTTCCCTCATGAGCTCAGAGCTTGCCCGCCATAGCAAGCGAGTCCGCATCGCCCCCAAG GTGCTGCTAGCTGAGGAGGGGATAGCTCCTCTTTCTTCTGCAGGACCAGGGAAAGAGGAGAAACTCCTGTTTGGAGAAGGGCTTTCTCCTTTGCTTCCAGTTCAGACTATCAAGGAGGAAGAAATCCAGCCTGGGGAGGAAATGCCACACTTAGCGAGACCCATCAAAGTGGAGAGCCCTCCCTTGGAAGAGTGGCCCTCCCCGGCCCCATCTTTCAAAGAGGAATCATCTCACTCCTGGGAGGATTCGTCCCAATCTCCCACCCCAAGACCCAAGAAGTCCTACAGTGGGCTTAGGTCCCCAACCCGGTGTGTCTCGGAAATGCTTGTGATTCAAcacagggagaggagggagaggagccgGTCTCGGAGGAAACAGCATCTACTGCCTCCCTGTGTGGATGAGCAGGAGCTGCTCTTCTCAGAGGGGCCCAGTACTTCCCGCTGGGCCGCAGAGCTCCCGTTCCCAGCAGACTCCTCTGAGCCTGCCTCCCAGCTCAGCTACTCCCAGGAAGTGGGAGGACCTTTTAAGACACCCATTAAGGAAACGCTGCCCATCTCCTCCACCCCGAGCAAATCTGTCCTCCCCAGAACCCCTGAATCCTGGAGGCTCACGCCCCCAGCCAAAGTAGGGGTGCTGGATTTCAGCCCAGTACAAACCCCCCAGGGTGCCTCTGGCCCCTTGCCTGACCCCCTGGGGCTGATGGATCTCAGCACCACTCCCTTGCAAAGTGCTCCCCACCTTGAATCACCGCAAAAGCTCCTCAGTTCAGAACCCTTAGACCTCATCTCCGTCCCCTTTGGCAACTCCTCTCCCTCAGATACAGACGTCCCCAAGCCAGGCTCCCCGGAGCCACAGGTTTCTGGCCTTGCAGCCAATCGTTCTCTGACAGAAGGCCTGGTCCTGGACACAATGAATGATAGCCTCAGCAAGATCCTGCTGGACATCAGCTTTCCTGGCCTGGAGGAGGACCCACTGGGCCCTGACAACATCAACTGGTCCCAGTTTATTCCTGAGCTACAGTAG
- the FOXM1 gene encoding forkhead box protein M1 isoform X7, giving the protein MKTSPRRPLILKRRRLPLPVQNAPSETSEEEPKRSPAQQESNQAEASKEVAESNSCKFPAGIKIINHPTMPNTQVVAIPNNANIHSIITALTAKGKESGSSGPNKFILISCGGAPTQPPGLQPQTQTSYDAKRTEVTLETLGPKPAARDVNLPRPPGALCEQKRETCDGEAAGCTINNSLSNIQWLRKMSSDGLGSCSIKQEMEEKENCHLERRQVKVEEPSRPSASWQNSVSERPPYSYMAMIQFAINSTERKRMTLKDIYTWIEDHFPYFKHIAKPGWKNSIRHNLSLHDMFVRETSANGKVSFWTIHPSANRYLTLDQVFKPLDPGSPQLPEHLESQQKRPNPELRRNMTIKTELPLGARRKMKPLLPRVSSYLVPIQFPVNQSLVLQPSVKVPLPLAASLMSSELARHSKRVRIAPKVLLAEEGIAPLSSAGPGKEEKLLFGEGLSPLLPVQTIKEEEIQPGEEMPHLARPIKVESPPLEEWPSPAPSFKEESSHSWEDSSQSPTPRPKKSYSGLRSPTRCVSEMLVIQHRERRERSRSRRKQHLLPPCVDEQELLFSEGPSTSRWAAELPFPADSSEPASQLSYSQEVGGPFKTPIKETLPISSTPSKSVLPRTPESWRLTPPAKVGVLDFSPVQTPQGASGPLPDPLGLMDLSTTPLQSAPHLESPQKLLSSEPLDLISVPFGNSSPSDTDVPKPGSPEPQVSGLAANRSLTEGLVLDTMNDSLSKILLDISFPGLEEDPLGPDNINWSQFIPELQ; this is encoded by the exons ATGAAAACCAGCCCCCGTCGGCCACTGATTCTCAAAAGACGGAGGCTGCCCCTTCCTGTTCAAAATGCCCCAAGTGAAACATCAGAGGAGGAACCTAAGAGATCCCCTGCCCAACAGGAGTCTAATCAAGCAGAGGCCTCCAAGGAAGTGGCAGAGTCCAACTCTTGCAAGTTTCCAGCTGGGATCAAGATTATTAACCACCCCACCATGCCCAACACCCAAGTAGTGGCCATCCCCAACAATGCTAATATTCACAGCATCATCACAGCACTGACTGCCAAGGGAAAAGAGAGTGGCAGTAGTGGGCCCAACAAATTCATCCTCATCAGCTGTGGGGGAGCCCCAACTCAGCCTCCAGGACTCCAGCCTCAAACCCAAACCAGCTATGATGCCAAAAGGACAGAAGTGACCCTGGAGACCTTGGGACCAAAACCTGCAGCTAGGGATGTGAATCTTCCTAGACCACCTGGAGCCCTTTGCGAGCAGAAACGGGAGACCTGTG ATGGTGAGGCAGCAGGCTGCACTATCAACAATAGCCTATCCAACATCCAGTGGCTTCGAAAGATGAGTTCTGATGGACTGGGCTCCTGCAGCATCAAGCAAGAGATGGAGGAAAAGGAGAATTGTCACCTGGAGCGGAGACAGGTTAAG GTTGAGGAGCCTTCGAGACCATCAGCGTCCTGGCAGAACTCTGTGTCTGAGCGGCCACCCTACTCTTACATGGCCATGATACAGTTTGCCATCAACAGCACTGAGAGGAAGCGCATGACTCTGAAAGACATCTATACGTGGATTGAGGACCACTTTCCCTACTTTAAGCACATTGCCAAGCCAGGCTGGAAG AACTCCATCCGCCACAACCTTTCCCTGCACGACATGTTTGTCCGGGAGACGTCTGCCAATGGCAAGGTCTCCTTCTGGACCATTCACCCCAGTGCCAACCGCTACTTGACATTGGACCAGGTGTTTAAG CCACTGGACCCAGGGTCTCCACAATTGCCCGAGCACTTGGAATCA CAGCAGAAACGACCGAATCCAGAGCTCCGCCGGAACATGACCATCAAAACCGAACTCCCCCTGGGCGCAC GGCGGAAGATGAAGCCACTGCTACCACGGGTCAGCTCATACCTGGTGCCTATCCAGTTCCCGGTGAACCAGTCACTGGTGTTGCAGCCCTCGGTGAAGGTGCCATTGCCCCTGGCGGCTTCCCTCATGAGCTCAGAGCTTGCCCGCCATAGCAAGCGAGTCCGCATCGCCCCCAAG GTGCTGCTAGCTGAGGAGGGGATAGCTCCTCTTTCTTCTGCAGGACCAGGGAAAGAGGAGAAACTCCTGTTTGGAGAAGGGCTTTCTCCTTTGCTTCCAGTTCAGACTATCAAGGAGGAAGAAATCCAGCCTGGGGAGGAAATGCCACACTTAGCGAGACCCATCAAAGTGGAGAGCCCTCCCTTGGAAGAGTGGCCCTCCCCGGCCCCATCTTTCAAAGAGGAATCATCTCACTCCTGGGAGGATTCGTCCCAATCTCCCACCCCAAGACCCAAGAAGTCCTACAGTGGGCTTAGGTCCCCAACCCGGTGTGTCTCGGAAATGCTTGTGATTCAAcacagggagaggagggagaggagccgGTCTCGGAGGAAACAGCATCTACTGCCTCCCTGTGTGGATGAGCAGGAGCTGCTCTTCTCAGAGGGGCCCAGTACTTCCCGCTGGGCCGCAGAGCTCCCGTTCCCAGCAGACTCCTCTGAGCCTGCCTCCCAGCTCAGCTACTCCCAGGAAGTGGGAGGACCTTTTAAGACACCCATTAAGGAAACGCTGCCCATCTCCTCCACCCCGAGCAAATCTGTCCTCCCCAGAACCCCTGAATCCTGGAGGCTCACGCCCCCAGCCAAAGTAGGGGTGCTGGATTTCAGCCCAGTACAAACCCCCCAGGGTGCCTCTGGCCCCTTGCCTGACCCCCTGGGGCTGATGGATCTCAGCACCACTCCCTTGCAAAGTGCTCCCCACCTTGAATCACCGCAAAAGCTCCTCAGTTCAGAACCCTTAGACCTCATCTCCGTCCCCTTTGGCAACTCCTCTCCCTCAGATACAGACGTCCCCAAGCCAGGCTCCCCGGAGCCACAGGTTTCTGGCCTTGCAGCCAATCGTTCTCTGACAGAAGGCCTGGTCCTGGACACAATGAATGATAGCCTCAGCAAGATCCTGCTGGACATCAGCTTTCCTGGCCTGGAGGAGGACCCACTGGGCCCTGACAACATCAACTGGTCCCAGTTTATTCCTGAGCTACAGTAG
- the FOXM1 gene encoding forkhead box protein M1 isoform X12 — protein MKTSPRRPLILKRRRLPLPVQNAPSETSEEEPKRSPAQQESNQAEASKEVAESNSCKFPAGIKIINHPTMPNTQVVAIPNNANIHSIITALTAKGKESGSSGPNKFILISCGGAPTQPPGLQPQTQTSYDAKRTEVTLETLGPKPAARDVNLPRPPGALCEQKRETCDGEAAGCTINNSLSNIQWLRKMSSDGLGSCSIKQEMEEKENCHLERRQVKVEEPSRPSASWQNSVSERPPYSYMAMIQFAINSTERKRMTLKDIYTWIEDHFPYFKHIAKPGWKNSIRHNLSLHDMFVRETSANGKVSFWTIHPSANRYLTLDQVFKQQQKRPNPELRRNMTIKTELPLGARRKMKPLLPRVSSYLVPIQFPVNQSLVLQPSVKVPLPLAASLMSSELARHSKRVRIAPKVLLAEEGIAPLSSAGPGKEEKLLFGEGLSPLLPVQTIKEEEIQPGEEMPHLARPIKVESPPLEEWPSPAPSFKEESSHSWEDSSQSPTPRPKKSYSGLRSPTRCVSEMLVIQHRERRERSRSRRKQHLLPPCVDEQELLFSEGPSTSRWAAELPFPADSSEPASQLSYSQEVGGPFKTPIKETLPISSTPSKSVLPRTPESWRLTPPAKVGVLDFSPVQTPQGASGPLPDPLGLMDLSTTPLQSAPHLESPQKLLSSEPLDLISVPFGNSSPSDTDVPKPGSPEPQVSGLAANRSLTEGLVLDTMNDSLSKILLDISFPGLEEDPLGPDNINWSQFIPELQ, from the exons ATGAAAACCAGCCCCCGTCGGCCACTGATTCTCAAAAGACGGAGGCTGCCCCTTCCTGTTCAAAATGCCCCAAGTGAAACATCAGAGGAGGAACCTAAGAGATCCCCTGCCCAACAGGAGTCTAATCAAGCAGAGGCCTCCAAGGAAGTGGCAGAGTCCAACTCTTGCAAGTTTCCAGCTGGGATCAAGATTATTAACCACCCCACCATGCCCAACACCCAAGTAGTGGCCATCCCCAACAATGCTAATATTCACAGCATCATCACAGCACTGACTGCCAAGGGAAAAGAGAGTGGCAGTAGTGGGCCCAACAAATTCATCCTCATCAGCTGTGGGGGAGCCCCAACTCAGCCTCCAGGACTCCAGCCTCAAACCCAAACCAGCTATGATGCCAAAAGGACAGAAGTGACCCTGGAGACCTTGGGACCAAAACCTGCAGCTAGGGATGTGAATCTTCCTAGACCACCTGGAGCCCTTTGCGAGCAGAAACGGGAGACCTGTG ATGGTGAGGCAGCAGGCTGCACTATCAACAATAGCCTATCCAACATCCAGTGGCTTCGAAAGATGAGTTCTGATGGACTGGGCTCCTGCAGCATCAAGCAAGAGATGGAGGAAAAGGAGAATTGTCACCTGGAGCGGAGACAGGTTAAG GTTGAGGAGCCTTCGAGACCATCAGCGTCCTGGCAGAACTCTGTGTCTGAGCGGCCACCCTACTCTTACATGGCCATGATACAGTTTGCCATCAACAGCACTGAGAGGAAGCGCATGACTCTGAAAGACATCTATACGTGGATTGAGGACCACTTTCCCTACTTTAAGCACATTGCCAAGCCAGGCTGGAAG AACTCCATCCGCCACAACCTTTCCCTGCACGACATGTTTGTCCGGGAGACGTCTGCCAATGGCAAGGTCTCCTTCTGGACCATTCACCCCAGTGCCAACCGCTACTTGACATTGGACCAGGTGTTTAAG CAGCAGCAGAAACGACCGAATCCAGAGCTCCGCCGGAACATGACCATCAAAACCGAACTCCCCCTGGGCGCAC GGCGGAAGATGAAGCCACTGCTACCACGGGTCAGCTCATACCTGGTGCCTATCCAGTTCCCGGTGAACCAGTCACTGGTGTTGCAGCCCTCGGTGAAGGTGCCATTGCCCCTGGCGGCTTCCCTCATGAGCTCAGAGCTTGCCCGCCATAGCAAGCGAGTCCGCATCGCCCCCAAG GTGCTGCTAGCTGAGGAGGGGATAGCTCCTCTTTCTTCTGCAGGACCAGGGAAAGAGGAGAAACTCCTGTTTGGAGAAGGGCTTTCTCCTTTGCTTCCAGTTCAGACTATCAAGGAGGAAGAAATCCAGCCTGGGGAGGAAATGCCACACTTAGCGAGACCCATCAAAGTGGAGAGCCCTCCCTTGGAAGAGTGGCCCTCCCCGGCCCCATCTTTCAAAGAGGAATCATCTCACTCCTGGGAGGATTCGTCCCAATCTCCCACCCCAAGACCCAAGAAGTCCTACAGTGGGCTTAGGTCCCCAACCCGGTGTGTCTCGGAAATGCTTGTGATTCAAcacagggagaggagggagaggagccgGTCTCGGAGGAAACAGCATCTACTGCCTCCCTGTGTGGATGAGCAGGAGCTGCTCTTCTCAGAGGGGCCCAGTACTTCCCGCTGGGCCGCAGAGCTCCCGTTCCCAGCAGACTCCTCTGAGCCTGCCTCCCAGCTCAGCTACTCCCAGGAAGTGGGAGGACCTTTTAAGACACCCATTAAGGAAACGCTGCCCATCTCCTCCACCCCGAGCAAATCTGTCCTCCCCAGAACCCCTGAATCCTGGAGGCTCACGCCCCCAGCCAAAGTAGGGGTGCTGGATTTCAGCCCAGTACAAACCCCCCAGGGTGCCTCTGGCCCCTTGCCTGACCCCCTGGGGCTGATGGATCTCAGCACCACTCCCTTGCAAAGTGCTCCCCACCTTGAATCACCGCAAAAGCTCCTCAGTTCAGAACCCTTAGACCTCATCTCCGTCCCCTTTGGCAACTCCTCTCCCTCAGATACAGACGTCCCCAAGCCAGGCTCCCCGGAGCCACAGGTTTCTGGCCTTGCAGCCAATCGTTCTCTGACAGAAGGCCTGGTCCTGGACACAATGAATGATAGCCTCAGCAAGATCCTGCTGGACATCAGCTTTCCTGGCCTGGAGGAGGACCCACTGGGCCCTGACAACATCAACTGGTCCCAGTTTATTCCTGAGCTACAGTAG
- the FOXM1 gene encoding forkhead box protein M1 isoform X13: MKTSPRRPLILKRRRLPLPVQNAPSETSEEEPKRSPAQQESNQAEASKEVAESNSCKFPAGIKIINHPTMPNTQVVAIPNNANIHSIITALTAKGKESGSSGPNKFILISCGGAPTQPPGLQPQTQTSYDAKRTEVTLETLGPKPAARDVNLPRPPGALCEQKRETCDGEAAGCTINNSLSNIQWLRKMSSDGLGSCSIKQEMEEKENCHLERRQVKVEEPSRPSASWQNSVSERPPYSYMAMIQFAINSTERKRMTLKDIYTWIEDHFPYFKHIAKPGWKNSIRHNLSLHDMFVRETSANGKVSFWTIHPSANRYLTLDQVFKQQKRPNPELRRNMTIKTELPLGARRKMKPLLPRVSSYLVPIQFPVNQSLVLQPSVKVPLPLAASLMSSELARHSKRVRIAPKVLLAEEGIAPLSSAGPGKEEKLLFGEGLSPLLPVQTIKEEEIQPGEEMPHLARPIKVESPPLEEWPSPAPSFKEESSHSWEDSSQSPTPRPKKSYSGLRSPTRCVSEMLVIQHRERRERSRSRRKQHLLPPCVDEQELLFSEGPSTSRWAAELPFPADSSEPASQLSYSQEVGGPFKTPIKETLPISSTPSKSVLPRTPESWRLTPPAKVGVLDFSPVQTPQGASGPLPDPLGLMDLSTTPLQSAPHLESPQKLLSSEPLDLISVPFGNSSPSDTDVPKPGSPEPQVSGLAANRSLTEGLVLDTMNDSLSKILLDISFPGLEEDPLGPDNINWSQFIPELQ, from the exons ATGAAAACCAGCCCCCGTCGGCCACTGATTCTCAAAAGACGGAGGCTGCCCCTTCCTGTTCAAAATGCCCCAAGTGAAACATCAGAGGAGGAACCTAAGAGATCCCCTGCCCAACAGGAGTCTAATCAAGCAGAGGCCTCCAAGGAAGTGGCAGAGTCCAACTCTTGCAAGTTTCCAGCTGGGATCAAGATTATTAACCACCCCACCATGCCCAACACCCAAGTAGTGGCCATCCCCAACAATGCTAATATTCACAGCATCATCACAGCACTGACTGCCAAGGGAAAAGAGAGTGGCAGTAGTGGGCCCAACAAATTCATCCTCATCAGCTGTGGGGGAGCCCCAACTCAGCCTCCAGGACTCCAGCCTCAAACCCAAACCAGCTATGATGCCAAAAGGACAGAAGTGACCCTGGAGACCTTGGGACCAAAACCTGCAGCTAGGGATGTGAATCTTCCTAGACCACCTGGAGCCCTTTGCGAGCAGAAACGGGAGACCTGTG ATGGTGAGGCAGCAGGCTGCACTATCAACAATAGCCTATCCAACATCCAGTGGCTTCGAAAGATGAGTTCTGATGGACTGGGCTCCTGCAGCATCAAGCAAGAGATGGAGGAAAAGGAGAATTGTCACCTGGAGCGGAGACAGGTTAAG GTTGAGGAGCCTTCGAGACCATCAGCGTCCTGGCAGAACTCTGTGTCTGAGCGGCCACCCTACTCTTACATGGCCATGATACAGTTTGCCATCAACAGCACTGAGAGGAAGCGCATGACTCTGAAAGACATCTATACGTGGATTGAGGACCACTTTCCCTACTTTAAGCACATTGCCAAGCCAGGCTGGAAG AACTCCATCCGCCACAACCTTTCCCTGCACGACATGTTTGTCCGGGAGACGTCTGCCAATGGCAAGGTCTCCTTCTGGACCATTCACCCCAGTGCCAACCGCTACTTGACATTGGACCAGGTGTTTAAG CAGCAGAAACGACCGAATCCAGAGCTCCGCCGGAACATGACCATCAAAACCGAACTCCCCCTGGGCGCAC GGCGGAAGATGAAGCCACTGCTACCACGGGTCAGCTCATACCTGGTGCCTATCCAGTTCCCGGTGAACCAGTCACTGGTGTTGCAGCCCTCGGTGAAGGTGCCATTGCCCCTGGCGGCTTCCCTCATGAGCTCAGAGCTTGCCCGCCATAGCAAGCGAGTCCGCATCGCCCCCAAG GTGCTGCTAGCTGAGGAGGGGATAGCTCCTCTTTCTTCTGCAGGACCAGGGAAAGAGGAGAAACTCCTGTTTGGAGAAGGGCTTTCTCCTTTGCTTCCAGTTCAGACTATCAAGGAGGAAGAAATCCAGCCTGGGGAGGAAATGCCACACTTAGCGAGACCCATCAAAGTGGAGAGCCCTCCCTTGGAAGAGTGGCCCTCCCCGGCCCCATCTTTCAAAGAGGAATCATCTCACTCCTGGGAGGATTCGTCCCAATCTCCCACCCCAAGACCCAAGAAGTCCTACAGTGGGCTTAGGTCCCCAACCCGGTGTGTCTCGGAAATGCTTGTGATTCAAcacagggagaggagggagaggagccgGTCTCGGAGGAAACAGCATCTACTGCCTCCCTGTGTGGATGAGCAGGAGCTGCTCTTCTCAGAGGGGCCCAGTACTTCCCGCTGGGCCGCAGAGCTCCCGTTCCCAGCAGACTCCTCTGAGCCTGCCTCCCAGCTCAGCTACTCCCAGGAAGTGGGAGGACCTTTTAAGACACCCATTAAGGAAACGCTGCCCATCTCCTCCACCCCGAGCAAATCTGTCCTCCCCAGAACCCCTGAATCCTGGAGGCTCACGCCCCCAGCCAAAGTAGGGGTGCTGGATTTCAGCCCAGTACAAACCCCCCAGGGTGCCTCTGGCCCCTTGCCTGACCCCCTGGGGCTGATGGATCTCAGCACCACTCCCTTGCAAAGTGCTCCCCACCTTGAATCACCGCAAAAGCTCCTCAGTTCAGAACCCTTAGACCTCATCTCCGTCCCCTTTGGCAACTCCTCTCCCTCAGATACAGACGTCCCCAAGCCAGGCTCCCCGGAGCCACAGGTTTCTGGCCTTGCAGCCAATCGTTCTCTGACAGAAGGCCTGGTCCTGGACACAATGAATGATAGCCTCAGCAAGATCCTGCTGGACATCAGCTTTCCTGGCCTGGAGGAGGACCCACTGGGCCCTGACAACATCAACTGGTCCCAGTTTATTCCTGAGCTACAGTAG